A region from the Mya arenaria isolate MELC-2E11 chromosome 2, ASM2691426v1 genome encodes:
- the LOC128208585 gene encoding 40-kDa huntingtin-associated protein-like: MEKDADILGKYRSISNKLKKRFLKRPNVAEGSEQYGALGKCLQQQECPQYAAFCYLAQARCEHTLVNVAGEGQALLEAARNFVHAELDNVGLRCPSFHEHLTAAINCYCHAVRVHIENKNSPLAAALCLELGSVLQKVNKPGEAMVHYQRAADLQSQSPLDCLVSLGHVASCKIQSRDYDGALGVFTEMAYLAQESGGSGTTGQPIGAYCDIIVQCEITRVLLLMLLQPSPQRIRPEHAQTLEKYAWETNEENTPSQFLDEDLFLLLQSVVMACQSQDIEALSLLQVDLWPRLSAEQNDLLQLVVHEISHPASDSVM; encoded by the exons ATGGAGAAGGATGCTGATATTTTGGGGAAATATAGATCGATTTCcaacaaattaaagaa GAGATTTCTAAAGAGACCAAATGTTGCTGAAGGAAGTGAGCAGTAtg GTGCCCTTGGGAAGTGTCTGCAACAACAAGAGTGTCCTCAATATGCTGCATTTTGCTACCTTGCTCAGGCTAG GTGTGAGCACACATTGGTGAATGTCGCGGGGGAGGGTCAGGCCCTACTAGAGGCTGCACGAAACTTTGTGCATGCGGAGCTGGACAATGTGGGGCTGCGCTGTCCCAGTTTTCATGAGCATCTGACAGCCGCCATCAACTGCTATTGCCATGCTGTCCGG GTGCACATAGAGAACAAGAATAGTCCCTTAGCTGCAGCTCTATGTCTGGAGCTGGGAAGTGTGCTCCAG AAGGTGAACAAGCCGGGAGAGGCAATGGTTCATTACCAGCGGGCAGCAGATCTCCAGTCTCAG AGCCCCCTAGATTGCCTGGTGTCCCTGGGACATGTGGCCTCCTGCAAGATACAGTCTC GTGACTATGACGGGGCCCTTGGCGTGTTTACAGAGATGGCTTACCTGGCTCAAGAAAGTGGAG GCTCGGGGACCACTGGTCAGCCTATCGGAGCATACTGTGACATCATTGTTCAGTGTGAAATCACGCGGGTTCTACTTCTTATGCTTCTTCAG CCCAGTCCTCAGAGGATTAGACCTGAGCATGCTCAGACACTGGAGAAATATGCCTGGGAGACTAATGAAGAAAACACACCTA GTCAGTTTTTAGATGAGGACCTGTTTCTACTTCTCCAGTCTGTTGTG ATGGCGTGTCAATCTCAGGACATAGAGGCTCTCTCCCTGCTGCAGGTCGACCTATGGCCACGCCTCTCGGCCGAACAGAATGACCTGCTGCAACTTGTTGTACATGAAATATCCCATCCAGCTTCAGACTCTGTTATGTGA
- the LOC128208574 gene encoding tyrosine--tRNA ligase, mitochondrial-like, protein MISKNQILTAIRHIRRDGVCFGRGQCGRNYGTTVVRDILKLKKRGLFQHMMPELSGPDLVKKLSSPQTVYCGFDPTADSLHVGNLLAIIALIHCQRAGHQPIALVGGATGQVGDPSGTKKERAMLGKEVLEGNVQGLMENLERVFTNHALYIWRDNRHLPDVKLMNNLSWYREENILTFLTNVGRHFRMSTMLRKESVESRLGTKEGLSFTEFTYQIFQAYDWLQLAKKHNCYIQLGGNDQQGNITAGIELIDKALGEKCFGLTIPLVTTSQGHKVGKSEGNAVWLDPKKTTPYELYQYFFNVSEADLERFLHWFTFLPEEDISRLLREHKLSPEKRKPQKLLAEKVLLLVHGEEGLIEAQRWTDAFFSPAPEALLHLSGEDMSRLFHSAPTTSLILEHGTTLLDLLMKIRSFDREVDADRVTREGGVYINKVRVTDPSIALTLGEHILPNNITLLRIGKKSYHVVRWITPS, encoded by the exons ATGATATCAAAGAATCAGATCCTGACAGCTATACGACATATTAGGAGAGATGGAGTGTGTTTTGGGCGTGGGCAGTGTGGGAGAAACTATGGCACAACTGTTGTAAGGGACATTCTCAAGCTAAAGAAACGAGGACTGTTCCAACATATGATGCCAGAACTAAG TGGCCCGGATTTGGTGAAGAAGCTATCCTCCCCTCAGACAGTGTACTGTGGGTTTGACCCAACTGCTGACAGCTTGCATGTTGGAAACCTGCTTGCCATCATCGCCTTAATCCATTGTCAGAGAGCTGGCCACCAGCCCATAGCTCTG GTAGGAGGGGCCACAGGTCAAGTGGGAGATCCTAGTGGCACTAAGAAGGAGCGTGCCATGTTGGGGAAGGAAGTGTTGGAAGGGAACGTACAGGGTCTCATGGAGAATCTGGAGCGTGTCTTCACCAACCATGCACTCTACATCTGGCGGGATAACAGACACCTCCCTGACGTCAA ACTTATGAATAACCTATCCTGGTACAGagaagaaaacattttgacGTTTCTCACCAACGTTGGAAGACACTTCCGAATGTCAACAATGTTGAGAAAGGAAAG TGTTGAGTCCCGCCTTGGGACAAAGGAAGGACTGTCATTCACAGAGTTCACATACCAGATCTTCCAGGCCTATGACTGGCTACAACTGGCCAAGAAACACAACTGCTACATACAG CTAGGAGGGAATGACCAGCAGGGGAACATTACAGCTGGCATAGAGCTCATTGACAAGGCCCTCGGGGAGAAATGTTTCG GTCTGACTATACCATTAGTTACAACATCTCAAGGTCACAAGGTGGGAAAGTCAGAGGGCAATGCTGTCTGGTTAGACCCTAAGAAAACAACACCCTATGAACTGTACCAG TATTTCTTCAACGTATCTGAGGCCGATCTGGAGCGATTCCTTCACTGGTTCACATTCTTGCCTGAAGAGGATATCAGCCGTCTGCTCCGCGAACATAAG CTTTCACCAGAGAAGAGAAAACCACAGAAGTTACTTGCTGAGAAAGTGTTGTTGCTGGTCCATGGAG AGGAGGGTCTGATTGAGGCCCAGCGATGGACAGATGCATTTTTCAGCCCTGCCCCTGAGGCCCTTCTACACCTAAGTGGTGAGGACATGTCACGGCTGTTCCACTCTGCCCCGACCACAAGTCTTATACTAGAACATGGCACCACACTCCTCGACCTCCTCATGAAGATACGTAGCTTTGACAGGGAAG TGGATGCGGACCGTGTGACACGAGAGGGTGGGGTTTACATAAACAAGGTGCGAGTGACTGACCCCAGCATAGCCCTCACCCTCGGGGAACATATACTGCCTAACAACATCACACTGCTTAGGATAG GGAAAAAATCTTACCATGTGGTGCGGTGGATAACGCCAAGCTGA